In Levilactobacillus brevis, the genomic window CGGGATCGGTGGCGACTAACAGATCGGCGCCCTCTTTTTTACCCAGGGCAATCGCCATATCAAAGGCTTGGGCGAATTCCGGATTCGGGAACGGAACGGTTGGAAATTCAGGGTCGGCAATCGCCTGTTCCGGCACCATGGTGAAGTTTTCGAAACCGGCTCCGCGTAAGGCGCGTTCCCCGATGACCTTCCCCGTCCCGTGAAGTGGCGTGTAGATGAGCTTCATCGTCTTCCCTACGGACTTAATCAAGTCGGGGTTGATCGTCACGCTGGCGACGTTCTTCAGGTAAGGCTGGTCAACATTTTCACCAATAATCTGCATCGTCTTATCCGCGCGCAGTTGACGTTCATCGGCGACCTTGATGCCAAAGACATCCTTGGCCGAACGTACGAAGTCGGTAATCATATCGGAAGCCTTAGGCGGCATCTGGCCACCATCTGGGCCGTAAATCTTATAACCATTGTACTGCTTCGGGTTGTGGCTGGCCGTGATCATAATCCCCATGGCCGTCTGTAAATGCCGCACCGCAAAGGACAATTCCGGCGTTGGCCGCAGATCATCGAAGACGAAACTAGGGATATGGTGGGCGCCCAAGACCCGAGCCGCCTCGTGGGCGAATTCCGTGGAATGGTACCGGGAGTCAAAGCTAATGGCCACCCCGCGTTGCTTGGTCGCGTCGTCCAGCGTATCCAGGTAACGGGCCACCCCTTCGGTCGCTTGCCGTACCGTGTAGACGTTCATTTGACCAATCCCCGGGCCCATGACGCCCCGCATTCCGGCCGTTCCAAAGCTCATGGGACCACTGAAGGCCGCTTCCAAAGCTTGCGGATCGTCCGCGATGGCATCTAATTCGTGCTTGATATAAGGAATCATCGTGGCCTGTTGTTGCCAAACTTGATAATTATCTTGCCAACTCATCTAAACCTCTCCTTTTTCATCAGTTCTAAACCATTTTGTCTGGCCGTCCGCACCCCTTCAACTGCTCCCCTGAGGTGTGCGACCGTTTAAATCCAATATCACTACTATACCAGTAACGCCCCGATTTTCACAAATGCCGACAAGGATTACTTCTGACCCGCGAGGTATTGATAGGCAATCGTGTGGGTCACGGCTTGATTAGCCGGCAACACAATGTCGCCGAATCCTTGATGGTGAATGGCGTCGGGCAACGTCTGGGCTTCCAGCGCCAAGGCATTGTAATCCCGCTCGGCCGCCCGCTTCGAATCGGTCGGATTGGCCGTGAAGACGACCAGCCCGTTGCGATCGGAGTAAATGGCAAGCCGCCGATGGCCCGCAGCGTCCCCAATTGCAGCGATTGGCGTACGGTCACTCGGAATGACTTCGAAGGCATCGTCGTATTCGACCTTGCCAGCTTCCTTGAGTTGCTTCAGGCCATCGGTAATCTTTCGTGGTTGACTAAAATCATAACCGGTCCCGGCCGTTGGCAGTTTCTTACCCGTCGGAACTTTGGTGTCATCGAGTTCTAGACGATGATCCCCACTCAATAATAGCCACTGTTGATCGAGGCTTTGCTGATCGTCAGTCACATTGAAGTACGTGTGAATCGTCGGGTTAAACAGCGTGTCAGCGTCACTCTTCCCGGTAAAACTAATTTCCAAGCGATCGGCCGCCGTCAACGTGTAGGTGATGGTCGTCGTCAACGTCCCCGGATAACGATCAACTGCCGGCGTTGCGGTATAGGTCAGTACCAAGCTAGCCGTATCGTCGGTAGTGTGTGTCGTTCCCGTCCAGTTGACATTCCGAAAGCCATGGGGGCCGCCGTGAATGGCATTGCCGTCATCGCCAGCTTCCAAGTGAACCGTTTGGCCATCCAGATCAAATTGCGCGCCGCCAATCCGACCGGCAACCCGCCCCAAGGCTTGACACAGGGCCCAGCCATTGTGATCGTAAGCGGCAAGATCTGATTCTCCCACCACGAGTTGTTGCCGCCGAGCCCCCTCGACAACACTAAATTCTTGTAACGTTGCGCCCCAGGATAAAACGGAAACGCGGGTACCTTGTT contains:
- a CDS encoding phospho-sugar mutase, translated to MSWQDNYQVWQQQATMIPYIKHELDAIADDPQALEAAFSGPMSFGTAGMRGVMGPGIGQMNVYTVRQATEGVARYLDTLDDATKQRGVAISFDSRYHSTEFAHEAARVLGAHHIPSFVFDDLRPTPELSFAVRHLQTAMGIMITASHNPKQYNGYKIYGPDGGQMPPKASDMITDFVRSAKDVFGIKVADERQLRADKTMQIIGENVDQPYLKNVASVTINPDLIKSVGKTMKLIYTPLHGTGKVIGERALRGAGFENFTMVPEQAIADPEFPTVPFPNPEFAQAFDMAIALGKKEGADLLVATDPDADRLGAAVRQPDGDYQLLTGNQIASILLAYILKARKQAGQLPANSRVVKSIVSTELATKIAAAYGVEMKNVLTGFKFIAEQIHQYETNHDHTFLFGFEESYGYLIKPFVRDKDAIQSTVLLAEVAADYKQRGMTLYDGIEELYATYGYFAEKTTFEEFPGVNGTDQMAHLMSEFRENAPQNFAGTAIDAAEDFSTGVKTNADGSTSKIDLPAANVLKYWLHDGTWICIRPSGTEPKVKFYIGTSAKTNDAAQKQLADYEAALKTYVASVK
- a CDS encoding galactose mutarotase — translated: MKITKSVMGTIDNQSITQYLLTNQQGTRVSVLSWGATLQEFSVVEGARRQQLVVGESDLAAYDHNGWALCQALGRVAGRIGGAQFDLDGQTVHLEAGDDGNAIHGGPHGFRNVNWTGTTHTTDDTASLVLTYTATPAVDRYPGTLTTTITYTLTAADRLEISFTGKSDADTLFNPTIHTYFNVTDDQQSLDQQWLLLSGDHRLELDDTKVPTGKKLPTAGTGYDFSQPRKITDGLKQLKEAGKVEYDDAFEVIPSDRTPIAAIGDAAGHRRLAIYSDRNGLVVFTANPTDSKRAAERDYNALALEAQTLPDAIHHQGFGDIVLPANQAVTHTIAYQYLAGQK